A window of the Yersinia rochesterensis genome harbors these coding sequences:
- the pyrE gene encoding orotate phosphoribosyltransferase — MKAYQRDFIEFALNKQVLKFGEFTLKSGRISPYFFNAGLFNTGLDLAKLGRFYAAALMDCGVEFDLLFGPAYKGIPIATTAAVALAEHHGRDVPYCFNRKEAKNHGEGGSLVGSPLKGRVMLVDDVITAGTAIRESMEIINAQGATLAGVMISLDRQERGRGEISAIQEVEHDYHCKVIAIVTLNDVIRYLEEKPEMAAHLTAVRQYREQYGV, encoded by the coding sequence ATGAAAGCCTATCAGCGCGATTTTATCGAGTTTGCGCTTAACAAGCAGGTGTTGAAGTTTGGCGAATTTACCCTGAAGTCTGGGCGGATTAGCCCCTATTTCTTTAATGCAGGGTTGTTTAATACCGGGCTTGATCTGGCAAAACTCGGGCGTTTCTACGCCGCGGCGTTAATGGATTGTGGTGTGGAGTTTGACCTTTTATTCGGGCCAGCATACAAGGGCATTCCTATTGCCACCACCGCCGCCGTAGCCTTGGCTGAGCATCATGGTCGTGATGTTCCTTACTGCTTTAACCGTAAAGAAGCCAAAAATCACGGTGAAGGTGGCAGCTTGGTGGGGAGCCCGTTAAAAGGCCGAGTCATGCTGGTGGATGATGTGATAACCGCTGGTACTGCGATTCGTGAATCAATGGAAATTATCAATGCGCAGGGCGCCACCCTAGCTGGTGTGATGATTTCATTAGATCGTCAAGAGCGTGGTCGTGGTGAAATCTCTGCGATTCAGGAAGTTGAACATGATTATCACTGTAAAGTCATCGCGATTGTGACGTTGAATGATGTGATCCGTTATTTGGAGGAGAAACCGGAGATGGCGGCTCATCTGACGGCGGTGCGCCAATATCGTGAGCAATATGGTGTTTAA
- the slmA gene encoding nucleoid occlusion factor SlmA has translation MAEKENTKRNRREEILQALAQMLESSDGSQRITTAKLAANVGVSEAALYRHFPSKTRMFDSLIEFIEDSLMSRINLILQDEKETFNRLRLILLLILGFAERNPGLTRIMTGHALMFEQDRLQGRINQLFERIEVQLRQVLREKKLRDGQGFIHDEALLATQLLAFCEGMLSRFVRSEFRYRPTQEFDSRWPLIVAQLQ, from the coding sequence ATGGCAGAAAAAGAAAATACGAAAAGGAATAGGCGCGAGGAAATTTTGCAGGCTTTAGCGCAAATGCTGGAATCCAGCGATGGCAGCCAACGCATTACTACCGCCAAACTCGCCGCGAATGTGGGAGTTTCGGAAGCCGCGCTTTATCGTCATTTCCCCAGCAAAACGCGGATGTTTGATAGCCTGATCGAGTTTATTGAAGACAGTCTGATGTCCCGCATTAATTTGATTCTGCAAGATGAAAAAGAGACGTTTAATCGCCTCCGGCTGATCCTATTGCTGATATTAGGCTTTGCGGAGCGCAATCCAGGGCTAACTCGCATCATGACCGGGCATGCACTGATGTTCGAGCAAGACCGCTTACAAGGGCGAATTAACCAGCTGTTTGAACGAATTGAAGTACAGCTACGTCAGGTGCTACGCGAGAAAAAACTGCGTGATGGGCAAGGTTTTATCCATGATGAAGCGCTATTGGCAACACAGCTATTAGCATTTTGTGAAGGGATGCTTTCACGTTTTGTTCGCTCAGAATTTCGCTACCGACCGACGCAAGAGTTTGATTCCCGCTGGCCTTTGATTGTGGCTCAGTTGCAATAA
- the dut gene encoding dUTP diphosphatase, producing MMKKIDIKILDPRVGKEFPLPTYATEGSAGLDLRACLDEAVDLLPGQTTLLPTGLAIHIGDNTLAAVILPRSGLGHKHGVVLGNLVGLIDSDYQGQLMVSVWNRGQQPFIIEPGERIAQMVFVPVVQAEFNLVEDFDLTERGTGGFGHSGRQ from the coding sequence ATGATGAAAAAAATCGACATTAAAATTCTGGACCCACGTGTTGGCAAGGAATTTCCTTTACCAACGTATGCTACAGAAGGTTCTGCTGGGCTGGATTTACGTGCTTGTCTGGACGAAGCAGTTGATTTACTGCCGGGGCAAACTACATTGTTACCCACTGGTTTAGCGATACATATCGGTGATAACACTCTGGCGGCGGTCATTCTGCCGCGCTCAGGTTTGGGACATAAACACGGGGTGGTATTGGGTAATTTGGTCGGGCTGATTGATTCCGATTATCAAGGTCAGTTGATGGTGTCAGTCTGGAACCGTGGTCAACAACCGTTCATCATCGAACCCGGCGAACGTATCGCACAAATGGTATTTGTTCCCGTAGTACAAGCAGAATTCAATTTGGTTGAAGATTTTGACCTTACTGAACGTGGTACCGGTGGTTTTGGTCATTCTGGGCGCCAATAA
- the coaBC gene encoding bifunctional phosphopantothenoylcysteine decarboxylase/phosphopantothenate--cysteine ligase CoaBC, protein MMTGLSGEHLSGKKIVLGISGGIAAYKSPELVRRLRDRGAEVRVVMTHAAKAFITPLTLQAVSGYPVSDDLLDPAAEAAMGHIELGKWADLVIMAPATADLLARVAAGMANDLLTTVCLATASPVAAVPAMNQQMYRAAATQANLQTLASRGMLLWGPDSGSQACGDVGPGRMLDPLEIVALAHEHFAEKQDLKHLSVMITAGPTREALDPVRFISNQSSGKMGFAIAQAAAARGAKVTLIAGPVNLPTPAAVNRIDVVSALEMQQTVQNLAAQQNIFISCAAVADYRAEQVSDEKIKKQGDEITLKLVKNPDIVAGVASMVKKRPFVVGFAAETQNVEEYARQKLARKNLDLICANDVSLAEHGFNSDTNALHLFWPTGEKRLPLSDKHLLSQRLIDEIVSRYDEKNRH, encoded by the coding sequence ATGATGACGGGACTTTCCGGCGAACATCTTTCTGGTAAAAAGATTGTGCTAGGGATTAGCGGGGGTATTGCCGCATATAAATCTCCTGAGCTGGTACGCCGCTTACGCGACAGAGGTGCAGAGGTACGTGTGGTGATGACCCACGCGGCCAAAGCATTCATTACACCACTCACGTTGCAGGCAGTCTCGGGCTATCCCGTCTCTGATGATTTACTCGACCCTGCGGCAGAAGCAGCAATGGGGCATATTGAGCTGGGTAAATGGGCTGATTTAGTGATAATGGCCCCCGCCACAGCAGATTTACTGGCGCGAGTGGCCGCTGGCATGGCGAATGACTTGCTAACAACAGTTTGCCTGGCAACCGCATCTCCTGTTGCTGCAGTGCCCGCCATGAATCAACAGATGTACCGCGCAGCTGCTACTCAAGCCAATCTACAGACCCTAGCCAGTCGTGGAATGCTATTGTGGGGGCCTGATAGCGGCAGTCAAGCTTGTGGTGATGTTGGCCCAGGTAGAATGCTGGACCCTCTGGAAATTGTCGCGCTGGCGCATGAACATTTTGCAGAAAAACAAGACCTGAAACATTTGAGTGTCATGATTACCGCCGGGCCAACGCGTGAAGCGCTTGATCCCGTGCGCTTTATCAGCAATCAAAGTTCGGGGAAAATGGGCTTCGCGATCGCTCAAGCGGCCGCTGCCAGAGGGGCGAAAGTCACTCTAATTGCCGGGCCAGTAAACCTTCCCACACCTGCTGCGGTGAATCGCATTGATGTTGTCAGTGCGCTGGAGATGCAACAAACAGTTCAGAACTTAGCCGCCCAGCAGAATATTTTTATTTCTTGCGCTGCGGTAGCGGATTACCGCGCCGAGCAAGTTTCTGACGAGAAAATAAAAAAACAGGGTGACGAAATTACCCTTAAGTTAGTGAAAAACCCGGATATTGTCGCCGGGGTGGCTTCGATGGTTAAAAAACGTCCATTTGTTGTTGGATTTGCTGCCGAAACCCAGAATGTGGAAGAATACGCGCGACAAAAACTAGCGCGGAAGAATCTGGATCTTATTTGCGCTAATGATGTATCGCTCGCAGAGCATGGTTTTAACAGTGATACCAATGCCTTGCACCTTTTTTGGCCGACTGGAGAGAAACGTTTACCGCTCAGCGATAAGCACCTCCTCAGTCAGCGTTTAATAGACGAGATTGTCAGCCGTTATGATGAAAAAAATCGACATTAA
- the radC gene encoding RadC family protein, whose protein sequence is MDEWYGHMAPREKLLKYGAAVLTDAELLAIFLRTGIPGMHVMRMAEYLIDEFGSLHELISADYQVLCAKKGIGISKYSQIQAIAELAGRCFSSHLMRESALLNADITQKFLQNILSHREREVFLVMFLDNQHRVIRHEEMFTGTISSVEVHPREIVREALKVNAAALILAHNHPSGKAEPSQADRLMTTQVIKACSLLDIRVLDHLVVGRGECVSFAERGWL, encoded by the coding sequence ATGGATGAGTGGTATGGGCATATGGCCCCAAGAGAAAAGCTGCTGAAATACGGTGCTGCGGTACTGACTGATGCCGAATTGCTCGCTATTTTTCTGCGCACGGGCATCCCAGGCATGCATGTAATGAGAATGGCTGAATATTTGATTGATGAGTTTGGCTCGTTGCATGAGCTTATCTCGGCGGATTATCAGGTGTTATGTGCAAAAAAGGGGATTGGTATTTCGAAATATAGTCAGATTCAGGCTATCGCAGAACTGGCTGGTCGCTGCTTTTCATCTCATCTAATGCGGGAAAGTGCCCTGCTTAATGCCGACATTACACAAAAATTTCTACAAAATATCCTTTCTCATCGTGAAAGAGAGGTTTTTTTAGTGATGTTTTTGGATAACCAGCATCGTGTTATTCGCCATGAGGAGATGTTTACTGGTACCATCAGCAGTGTTGAAGTCCATCCGAGGGAAATTGTGCGTGAAGCGTTGAAGGTTAATGCCGCCGCGCTGATTCTGGCGCATAATCACCCTTCGGGTAAGGCTGAACCGAGCCAAGCTGACCGTTTGATGACTACGCAGGTGATAAAAGCCTGTTCATTATTAGATATTCGAGTGCTCGATCATTTGGTGGTTGGACGGGGTGAATGTGTCTCATTTGCCGAACGCGGATGGCTTTAG
- the rpmB gene encoding 50S ribosomal protein L28, which translates to MSRVCQVTGKRPVSGNNRSHAMNATKRRFLPNLHSHRFWVEGEKRFVTLRVSAKGMRVIDKKGIETVLAEIRARGEKY; encoded by the coding sequence ATGTCCCGAGTCTGCCAAGTTACTGGCAAGCGCCCGGTGAGCGGTAACAACCGTTCCCACGCAATGAACGCGACCAAACGCCGTTTTCTGCCGAACCTTCACTCTCACCGTTTTTGGGTTGAGGGCGAGAAGCGCTTTGTAACTCTGCGTGTATCTGCTAAAGGTATGCGTGTTATTGATAAGAAGGGTATTGAAACGGTCTTGGCCGAAATTCGTGCCCGCGGTGAGAAGTATTAA
- the rpmG gene encoding 50S ribosomal protein L33, with amino-acid sequence MAKGVREKIKLVSSAGTGHFYTTTKNKRTKPEKLELKKFDPVVRQHVIYKEAKIK; translated from the coding sequence ATGGCTAAAGGTGTTCGCGAGAAGATCAAGCTGGTTTCTTCTGCTGGTACTGGTCACTTCTATACCACCACGAAGAACAAGCGTACTAAGCCGGAAAAATTGGAATTGAAGAAATTCGATCCAGTTGTCCGTCAACACGTGATCTATAAAGAAGCTAAAATTAAGTAA
- the mutM gene encoding bifunctional DNA-formamidopyrimidine glycosylase/DNA-(apurinic or apyrimidinic site) lyase, producing MPELPEVETSRRGIEPYLVGQTILYAVVRNARLRWPVSDEILALSDQPVLSVQRRAKYLLIELKTGWIIVHLGMSGSLRILSEETEAQKHDHVDLVISNGKILRYTDPRRFGAWLWAKDLATSSVLAHLGPEPLSDEFTAGYLFEKSRNKRTVVKQWLMDNKVVVGVGNIYASESLFTAGILPERAAGSLTEAEVTLLVATIKAVLLHSIEQGGTTLRDFLQSDGKPGYFAQELQVYGRAGELCRRCGNVIEIAKHGQRSTFFCRHCQH from the coding sequence ATGCCTGAATTACCAGAAGTTGAAACCAGCCGACGCGGGATCGAACCTTATCTTGTCGGCCAAACAATTCTTTATGCTGTGGTCAGAAATGCCCGCTTACGTTGGCCAGTATCTGATGAAATCTTGGCACTCAGTGACCAACCGGTACTCAGTGTCCAACGCCGAGCTAAATATTTACTGATAGAGCTGAAAACAGGCTGGATTATCGTCCATCTAGGGATGTCAGGTAGCCTGCGTATTTTGTCGGAAGAAACCGAAGCGCAGAAACATGATCATGTTGATTTGGTTATCAGCAATGGCAAAATCCTGCGTTATACCGACCCGCGCCGCTTTGGTGCCTGGCTATGGGCAAAAGACCTTGCAACCAGTAGCGTACTCGCACACTTAGGGCCAGAACCTCTGAGTGATGAATTTACCGCTGGGTATCTGTTTGAAAAGTCACGTAACAAACGCACTGTAGTTAAGCAGTGGCTAATGGATAATAAAGTGGTGGTCGGGGTGGGCAACATCTATGCCAGCGAATCACTATTTACTGCGGGTATTCTGCCGGAACGCGCCGCTGGTTCATTAACCGAAGCCGAGGTCACACTGTTGGTGGCAACAATTAAAGCCGTGTTATTGCACTCTATTGAGCAGGGTGGCACTACATTGCGCGACTTTTTACAGTCAGATGGCAAACCGGGTTATTTTGCACAAGAGTTACAGGTATATGGGCGAGCGGGTGAGTTATGTCGGCGCTGTGGGAATGTGATTGAAATTGCGAAGCACGGGCAGCGTAGCACGTTTTTTTGCCGCCACTGCCAGCATTAA
- the coaD gene encoding pantetheine-phosphate adenylyltransferase — protein MTTKAIYPGTFDPITNGHLDLVTRASAMFSHVILAIADSSSKKPMFTLDERVALAKQVTASLKNVEVLGFSELMAEFAKKNNANILVRGLRSVSDFEYEWQLANMNRHLMPKLESVFLMPSEKWSFISSSLVKEVARHGGDISPFLPAPVTAALMAKLA, from the coding sequence ATGACCACCAAAGCCATCTATCCGGGGACCTTTGATCCTATTACCAATGGGCATTTAGACTTAGTCACCCGCGCCTCAGCAATGTTTAGTCATGTCATCTTGGCAATCGCCGACAGTTCCAGTAAAAAACCGATGTTTACCCTAGACGAGCGGGTCGCCTTGGCAAAACAAGTGACTGCATCACTGAAGAATGTGGAAGTTTTGGGTTTCAGTGAGCTAATGGCGGAATTTGCCAAAAAAAATAACGCGAATATTTTGGTGCGGGGTTTACGCTCGGTATCAGATTTCGAATATGAATGGCAACTGGCCAATATGAACCGCCATCTAATGCCAAAGCTGGAAAGTGTCTTTCTGATGCCATCAGAAAAGTGGTCATTTATCTCTTCGTCATTAGTGAAGGAAGTGGCGCGCCATGGTGGAGACATCTCGCCATTCCTTCCTGCGCCCGTAACCGCAGCGCTGATGGCTAAGTTGGCGTGA
- a CDS encoding glycosyltransferase family 2 protein: MSVKKRLSVVMIAKNEAALLADCLASVIWADEIVVLDSGSEDETVALAKQYGAKVYSNTEWPGYGKQRQLAQQYATGDYILMLDADERVTPELKTAIEAVLLAPEEGAVYSCARRNLFLGRFMRHSGWYPDRVTRLYPRDQYHYNDNLVHESLDSGSAKVIPLAGDLLHLTCRDFFTFQQKQLNYAQAWAHQRHQEGKSCSYFSILSHTLGAFCKTWLLRAGFLDGKQGLLLAVVNAQYTFNKYAALWALSHQYQKSENS; encoded by the coding sequence ATGAGTGTCAAAAAACGCCTGTCAGTGGTGATGATTGCTAAAAATGAAGCCGCACTGCTGGCGGATTGTTTGGCATCCGTTATCTGGGCTGATGAAATAGTGGTATTAGATTCAGGCAGTGAAGATGAAACCGTCGCTTTGGCCAAGCAATATGGCGCAAAAGTCTACAGCAACACAGAATGGCCGGGTTATGGTAAACAGCGACAATTAGCCCAGCAATATGCCACTGGCGATTATATTCTAATGCTCGATGCTGATGAGCGAGTGACTCCCGAGCTAAAAACTGCGATTGAAGCCGTGTTATTGGCACCAGAAGAAGGCGCGGTTTATAGCTGTGCACGGCGGAACCTGTTTTTAGGCCGCTTTATGCGCCATAGCGGTTGGTATCCTGATAGAGTGACCCGCTTATATCCGCGCGATCAATACCATTACAACGATAATTTAGTCCATGAATCACTTGATAGCGGCTCCGCTAAAGTTATCCCGCTAGCTGGGGATTTACTGCACCTGACTTGCCGTGACTTTTTCACCTTTCAGCAAAAACAACTCAACTATGCGCAGGCTTGGGCGCATCAGCGCCATCAAGAAGGCAAAAGCTGCAGCTATTTTTCAATTCTCAGCCATACTCTTGGGGCATTCTGCAAAACATGGCTATTACGTGCCGGTTTCCTCGATGGTAAACAAGGGCTATTGCTGGCGGTGGTCAACGCGCAATATACTTTTAACAAATATGCGGCTCTGTGGGCATTGAGCCATCAATATCAGAAAAGCGAGAATTCATGA
- the waaA gene encoding lipid IV(A) 3-deoxy-D-manno-octulosonic acid transferase, which translates to MLLRLYQVLLYLIQPLIWLRLLLRSRKAPAYRKRWGERYGFCAGKVVAGGIMLHSVSVGETLAAIPLVRALRHRYPSLPITVTTMTPTGSERVQSAFGKDVHHVYLPYDLPGSVNRFLDQVNPKLVIIMETELWPNLINALHRRKIPLVIANARLSARSAAGYKKIGSFIRNMLQRITLIAAQNQEDGDRFIELGLRRSQLTVTGSLKFDISVTPELAARAITLRRQWAPHRPVWIATSTHDGEETILLEAHRQLLQHFPTLLLILVPRHPERFPKAIELTQKAGLSYTLRSKGEVPSSSTQVVIGDTMGELMLLYGIADLAFVGGSLVERGGHNPLEAAAHAIPVLMGPHTFNFKDICAKLEQAEGLITVTDTLSLVKEITMLLTDEDCRLYYGRHAVDVLHENQGALQRLLHLLEPYLPQRSH; encoded by the coding sequence ATGTTACTGCGTTTATATCAGGTATTACTCTACCTTATTCAACCTCTGATTTGGCTGCGTTTGCTGTTACGCAGCCGTAAAGCCCCCGCTTACCGCAAACGCTGGGGGGAGCGCTATGGTTTTTGTGCCGGTAAAGTTGTTGCTGGCGGTATTATGCTGCATTCAGTTTCAGTCGGTGAAACACTGGCCGCTATCCCTTTAGTCCGAGCATTACGCCACCGTTATCCATCATTGCCCATTACCGTGACCACCATGACACCTACCGGCTCCGAGCGTGTTCAATCCGCTTTTGGCAAAGATGTCCACCACGTTTATCTGCCCTACGACCTTCCCGGTTCTGTGAACCGTTTTCTTGATCAGGTGAATCCCAAGCTGGTCATCATCATGGAAACTGAACTGTGGCCGAACCTCATCAATGCGCTGCATCGCCGCAAGATACCGCTGGTCATTGCCAATGCGCGCCTTTCGGCACGCTCTGCCGCTGGCTATAAAAAAATCGGTAGTTTTATCCGTAATATGCTGCAGCGGATCACTCTAATTGCCGCGCAAAATCAAGAAGATGGCGACCGTTTTATTGAATTGGGCCTTCGGCGCTCACAGCTTACAGTCACCGGCAGTCTGAAATTTGATATTTCGGTAACCCCCGAATTAGCCGCCAGAGCCATCACCTTACGCCGCCAATGGGCACCACATCGCCCTGTCTGGATAGCGACCAGTACCCATGACGGCGAAGAAACTATCTTGTTGGAAGCTCATCGCCAATTATTACAACACTTCCCGACATTGTTGCTGATTCTGGTACCGCGCCATCCAGAGCGATTCCCGAAAGCCATTGAATTAACACAAAAAGCCGGGCTAAGTTATACATTGCGTAGCAAAGGCGAAGTGCCTTCGAGTAGCACACAAGTGGTGATCGGCGATACCATGGGTGAGCTAATGCTGCTGTATGGCATTGCTGATTTAGCTTTTGTTGGCGGTAGCCTGGTTGAGCGCGGCGGCCATAATCCATTGGAAGCAGCAGCGCATGCCATCCCTGTGTTGATGGGGCCACATACGTTTAATTTTAAAGACATTTGTGCCAAGCTGGAGCAGGCTGAAGGGTTGATTACTGTCACTGATACCCTGTCACTGGTGAAAGAAATTACCATGCTGCTGACTGATGAAGATTGCCGCCTCTATTATGGCCGCCATGCGGTTGATGTATTGCATGAAAATCAGGGCGCGCTACAACGGCTATTGCACTTGCTGGAGCCTTATCTACCGCAACGGAGCCACTAA